From Alteromonas sp. RKMC-009, one genomic window encodes:
- a CDS encoding PKD domain-containing protein: MRSTLFYRYLYATLKEKCVRRFNLAGKSLHMLWAAFALSAFTTSTLGADLDNGGYVEGEIAIAQEVDTWTFDGNAGDVISINVSDYNSSALAPRVKVFNPGGTLLAEGLDYTVTRFANLTLPSNGTYTVTIQDGDVSNDNGVNDTGSYRIYLVNAPVSEHGELVNGGYVEETIEVGDIDSWHFEGVAGHVISLHAVDVNGAIFAPLVQIFGPDGALLTSAFDYTVSRIGDFTLPVDGTYTVVIQDGDSANDYAFADTGDYRIYLMSVPVSEHGELVNGGYVEETIEVGDIDSWHFEGVAGHVISLHAVDVDGAIFAPLIQIFGPDGALLTSAFDYTVSRIGNLTLPTDGNYTVVVQDGDSANDYTYADTGDYRIYLMSVPVSEHGELVNGGYIEETIELGDIDTWHFEGTTGEIISLHAVDVDGTIFAPLVQIFGPDGALLTSAFDYTVSRIGDFTLPSDGTYTVVIQDGDSANDYTYADTGDYRIYLMSVPVSEHGELVNGGYVEETIELGDIDSWHFEGVAGHVISLHAVDVDGAIFSPLVQIFGPDGALLTSAFDYTVSRIGNLTLPADGTYTVVIQDGDSANDYTYADTGDYRIYLMSVPVSEHGELVNGGYVEETIELGDIDTWHFEGTTGEIISLHAVDVDGEIFAPLVQIFGPDGALLTSAFDYTVSRIGDFALPANGTYTVVIQDGDSANDYTYADTGDYRIYLMSVPVSEHGELVNGDYVEETIELGDIDTWHFEGTTGDIISLHAVDVGGEIFAPLVQVFRPDGTLLTSAFDYTVSRIGNFALPADGTYTVVIYDGDSANDYTYADTGDYRIYFLNPPVNEHGYLVENGYVEEFVDTGDMDAWQFYANSGDTVSIEVSKTEVASLAPYAVLYSPSGAIVSQAVDYSIANIVDLTLLETGEYTLVVLDGDVSNDFAYADTGPYQIGFNLEPGAPQPVPPSASISTNGNVYRFDTISLDGSGSTDPDNAPAPLTYYWAITEIPADSDLVLNMLDNVTGDSASIVPDVSGEYVFSLTVDDGLFTDSTEVTVTVMNRAPVAEAGTDGEFATGSVVTLDGSNSYDPEGDTLTYSWSFISKPSGSYAGIDSSASVITSFTADIEGTYVIALVVNDGETDSVADTVTLTVVNENVAPVALSSLPLEVLVGETIVLYGNDSYDPDNGPSPLSYAWSFGSIPAASGLTDADITNPGLATASFVPDIDGNFTVWLTVNDGELENSIAATTLVGALPVCSLNSEAGFDTTAGPGEVVQLDGTGSTYTSACDELSVNWQFVSVPSGSVLNNNDIASSGTLAASFMPDTSGAYVLRLTLVNGQISSADNVTVTVVANESPVAIAGADQTHDVQSNIVLDGSASYDPDASPAPLTYLWQVVSQPAGSNIQVTTPTAPVAGFFALLPGDYVLSLTVSDGSASDTDEILITIEAEEPLMCDINGDNVVDTTDIMKIFARRNTQANGPDDPADLNGDGVINVLDARGCVLQCTFTNCAVQPPQ, translated from the coding sequence ATGCGATCTACTCTCTTTTACAGATACCTGTATGCAACTCTGAAAGAAAAATGTGTCCGGCGTTTTAACTTAGCCGGCAAATCACTACATATGCTCTGGGCCGCTTTTGCGCTTTCAGCATTCACAACATCTACGTTAGGTGCTGACCTGGATAACGGTGGTTATGTGGAAGGCGAAATTGCCATTGCACAGGAAGTTGATACCTGGACGTTTGACGGGAATGCCGGAGATGTAATATCAATAAATGTTTCAGATTATAACAGTTCAGCTCTGGCCCCCCGGGTTAAAGTTTTTAATCCTGGCGGGACTTTGCTGGCTGAAGGGCTTGATTATACTGTAACCCGTTTCGCCAATTTAACGCTTCCGTCAAACGGAACATATACCGTCACTATTCAGGACGGAGATGTTAGTAATGATAACGGCGTCAATGATACTGGCAGCTACAGGATTTATTTAGTTAATGCCCCGGTGAGTGAGCATGGCGAACTGGTAAATGGTGGCTATGTTGAGGAGACCATCGAAGTCGGCGACATTGATAGCTGGCATTTCGAAGGCGTAGCCGGGCATGTCATTTCACTTCACGCTGTGGACGTCAACGGTGCGATTTTTGCTCCTCTTGTACAGATTTTCGGACCCGACGGCGCTCTGCTCACTTCCGCATTTGACTACACCGTTTCGCGGATCGGAGATTTTACACTTCCGGTCGATGGTACCTACACGGTTGTGATTCAGGATGGCGACTCTGCAAACGACTATGCTTTTGCTGACACCGGTGACTACCGCATCTATCTTATGAGCGTTCCCGTCAGTGAGCATGGTGAACTCGTAAATGGTGGCTATGTTGAGGAAACTATTGAAGTCGGCGACATTGATAGCTGGCATTTCGAAGGCGTAGCCGGACATGTCATTTCACTTCACGCTGTGGACGTCGACGGTGCGATTTTTGCTCCTCTTATACAGATTTTCGGACCCGACGGCGCTCTGCTCACTTCCGCGTTTGACTATACCGTTTCACGGATCGGAAATTTGACTCTTCCGACTGATGGTAACTACACGGTTGTGGTTCAGGATGGCGACTCCGCCAACGACTATACTTATGCGGACACCGGTGACTATCGCATCTATCTTATGAGCGTCCCCGTCAGTGAGCACGGTGAACTGGTAAATGGCGGCTACATTGAGGAGACCATCGAGCTCGGTGATATTGATACCTGGCATTTCGAAGGCACCACCGGTGAAATAATTTCACTTCACGCAGTGGATGTCGACGGTACGATTTTTGCGCCTCTTGTACAGATCTTCGGTCCCGACGGTGCCCTGCTCACTTCCGCATTTGACTATACCGTTTCACGGATCGGAGATTTTACTCTTCCGTCTGATGGTACCTACACCGTGGTCATTCAGGATGGCGACTCTGCCAACGACTATACTTATGCGGACACCGGTGACTACCGCATCTATCTTATGAGCGTCCCCGTCAGTGAGCATGGTGAACTGGTAAATGGCGGTTACGTTGAGGAGACCATCGAACTCGGCGATATTGATAGCTGGCATTTCGAAGGCGTAGCCGGGCATGTCATTTCACTTCACGCTGTGGATGTCGACGGTGCGATTTTTTCGCCTCTGGTGCAGATCTTCGGACCAGACGGTGCCCTGCTCACTTCCGCATTTGACTATACCGTTTCACGGATCGGAAATTTGACTCTTCCGGCTGACGGTACCTACACCGTGGTCATTCAGGATGGCGACTCCGCCAACGACTATACTTATGCGGACACCGGCGACTACCGCATCTATCTTATGAGCGTCCCCGTCAGTGAGCATGGTGAGCTGGTAAATGGTGGCTACGTTGAGGAGACCATTGAACTCGGCGATATTGATACCTGGCATTTCGAAGGCACCACCGGTGAAATAATTTCACTTCACGCTGTGGATGTCGATGGCGAGATTTTTGCGCCTTTAGTGCAGATTTTCGGACCTGACGGTGCCCTGCTCACTTCCGCATTTGACTATACCGTTTCACGGATCGGAGATTTTGCACTTCCGGCCAATGGTACCTATACCGTGGTCATTCAGGATGGTGACTCCGCCAACGACTATACTTATGCAGACACCGGTGACTATCGTATCTATCTTATGAGCGTCCCCGTCAGTGAGCATGGTGAATTAGTAAATGGCGACTACGTTGAGGAGACCATCGAGCTCGGCGACATTGATACCTGGCATTTCGAAGGCACCACCGGTGATATAATTTCACTTCACGCCGTAGATGTCGGGGGCGAGATTTTTGCGCCTCTGGTGCAGGTTTTCAGACCCGACGGAACCCTGCTCACTTCCGCGTTTGACTATACGGTTTCACGAATAGGTAACTTTGCTCTTCCGGCCGATGGTACCTACACCGTTGTGATTTATGATGGTGACTCCGCCAATGACTATACTTATGCTGACACTGGTGATTACCGCATCTATTTTTTAAACCCGCCGGTTAATGAACACGGTTATCTTGTTGAAAACGGCTATGTTGAAGAATTTGTCGATACGGGAGACATGGACGCCTGGCAATTTTACGCAAATTCAGGGGATACTGTTTCTATTGAAGTATCTAAAACCGAGGTCGCATCACTTGCGCCATATGCAGTTCTATATTCACCGTCGGGAGCCATAGTTTCACAGGCGGTAGATTACAGCATAGCAAACATAGTTGATCTGACTCTCCTGGAAACTGGGGAATATACTCTTGTGGTTCTGGATGGTGATGTTAGCAATGACTTCGCCTACGCAGACACCGGCCCATACCAAATCGGGTTCAATCTTGAACCGGGCGCCCCTCAGCCAGTTCCACCCTCTGCGTCAATCAGCACGAATGGTAATGTATATCGTTTCGATACTATCTCGCTGGATGGTTCAGGATCGACAGATCCGGATAATGCACCTGCGCCACTTACTTATTACTGGGCTATAACTGAAATTCCTGCTGATAGTGATCTCGTTCTGAATATGCTCGACAATGTCACTGGAGACTCGGCCTCTATCGTCCCTGATGTAAGCGGTGAGTATGTATTCTCACTCACTGTTGACGATGGGTTATTCACTGATTCCACAGAAGTGACAGTGACCGTAATGAACCGGGCTCCTGTTGCCGAAGCTGGTACCGACGGTGAGTTTGCAACAGGAAGTGTTGTCACCCTCGACGGCAGTAATTCTTACGACCCCGAAGGAGACACGCTAACTTATAGCTGGAGCTTCATTAGCAAACCTTCTGGCAGCTATGCGGGTATCGATTCATCTGCTTCAGTCATTACCAGCTTCACAGCAGATATTGAAGGCACTTATGTGATAGCTCTGGTTGTCAACGATGGTGAGACCGATAGTGTGGCAGACACTGTTACCCTGACCGTGGTTAATGAGAATGTTGCGCCTGTTGCACTCTCGTCCCTTCCCCTTGAAGTTCTGGTTGGCGAAACCATAGTGTTGTATGGCAACGACAGCTACGATCCTGACAATGGCCCTTCCCCGCTGAGTTATGCCTGGTCCTTCGGTAGCATCCCCGCAGCCAGCGGACTGACTGACGCAGATATAACCAATCCGGGCTTAGCAACAGCCAGCTTTGTACCTGACATAGACGGTAATTTCACTGTGTGGCTGACGGTCAACGACGGAGAACTGGAAAACAGTATAGCTGCGACTACTTTAGTAGGTGCGCTGCCAGTTTGTTCTCTGAATTCAGAAGCAGGATTTGATACTACAGCGGGCCCGGGTGAAGTTGTTCAGCTCGACGGTACAGGTTCAACTTACACCAGTGCCTGTGATGAGCTCTCTGTTAACTGGCAATTTGTTTCGGTTCCTTCAGGCAGTGTGCTTAACAACAATGACATTGCCAGCTCCGGAACACTGGCTGCGTCATTTATGCCGGATACAAGCGGAGCCTACGTACTGCGTCTTACACTGGTAAATGGACAAATTTCATCGGCAGACAACGTGACTGTAACAGTAGTTGCCAATGAATCTCCGGTTGCTATTGCTGGCGCGGATCAGACTCATGATGTGCAAAGCAATATCGTACTGGATGGTTCAGCAAGTTATGACCCCGATGCTTCACCGGCTCCATTGACGTATCTGTGGCAGGTTGTCAGTCAGCCTGCGGGCAGCAATATACAAGTCACTACGCCAACCGCACCGGTAGCAGGCTTCTTTGCTCTTCTGCCCGGCGATTACGTTCTTAGCCTGACGGTAAGTGATGGATCAGCCAGTGATACCGATGAAATACTAATCACAATTGAAGCCGAAGAGCCACTGATGTGCGATATAAATGGTGATAATGTAGTCGATACCACCGACATCATGAAGATTTTTGCCCGCAGGAATACACAGGCAAACGGCCCTGACGATCCTGCGGACCTGAATGGTGATGGTGTGATAAACGTACTGGATGCAAGGGGCTGCGTATTACAGTGCACCTTTACGAACTGTGCTGTTCAACCACCACAATAA
- a CDS encoding tyrosine-type recombinase/integrase, translating into MKIEKAQHIESAIKLMKSGSAKHRQQDFSVVCNDLSRGMGRLMLQVSQVGTATFRYVQKVAGKRSYVVIGPYSKDGRGGVTLAEARQIALGYGAIAKKGDDVKSFLAGEVRKEREKLEAEERERAAGTFGQLIDSYIQSMKADGKRTWSQVFSAIEKNVFPLIDPVQKAHSVTDDQVIAVLASMIDRGAETQSNRIRSYLHAAFNTGLQHDKDPKKRVSETYFDLKINPVSFIPKQRHAEKVGERYLDKTELKKFLHLLNQASGISEWTANILKLCLFTGGQRPYEILTLKPGKVDFEQRVFEISEDFSKNKRSHLVPMTDTVQDLMHWFTDHQKLKDADFLIYNRLNLNKHFRTDSLGTALDRFRAANKFTHFAPRDLRRTCKTHMGSIGISKEIRDRIQNHAFTDVSSRHYDRWDYLPEKSDALEQWEEWLLNL; encoded by the coding sequence GTGAAAATTGAAAAAGCTCAACATATTGAATCAGCAATTAAACTGATGAAGTCTGGTAGTGCCAAACACCGGCAACAAGATTTCTCTGTTGTCTGTAATGATCTGAGTAGAGGAATGGGCCGGTTAATGCTACAAGTAAGCCAGGTAGGAACTGCAACATTTCGCTATGTTCAAAAAGTGGCAGGTAAGAGAAGTTATGTGGTTATTGGACCGTATTCAAAAGACGGGAGAGGTGGCGTTACACTGGCGGAAGCAAGGCAAATAGCGCTTGGCTATGGTGCCATCGCAAAGAAAGGTGATGATGTTAAATCATTTCTGGCCGGAGAGGTTAGAAAGGAACGTGAAAAGCTCGAGGCAGAAGAGCGTGAAAGGGCTGCAGGTACGTTCGGACAGCTTATTGATTCTTATATTCAGTCAATGAAAGCAGATGGGAAGCGCACCTGGTCCCAGGTTTTTTCTGCTATTGAGAAAAATGTATTTCCTCTCATTGACCCCGTTCAGAAAGCCCACTCTGTGACGGATGATCAAGTCATCGCAGTGTTAGCTTCAATGATTGACCGGGGGGCTGAAACTCAATCAAACCGTATCAGGTCATATTTGCATGCGGCGTTCAACACAGGGCTTCAACACGATAAAGACCCGAAAAAGCGGGTATCAGAAACTTACTTCGATTTAAAAATTAATCCTGTTTCATTTATCCCTAAGCAACGGCACGCGGAGAAAGTCGGGGAAAGATATCTGGACAAAACTGAGTTGAAGAAGTTTCTTCATCTTCTCAATCAGGCCTCAGGTATCAGCGAGTGGACAGCGAATATATTAAAACTGTGTTTGTTCACCGGAGGCCAGCGGCCCTATGAGATTCTGACGTTAAAGCCAGGCAAAGTAGACTTTGAACAGAGAGTGTTTGAAATCAGCGAAGACTTCAGTAAGAACAAGAGAAGCCATCTTGTGCCGATGACTGACACAGTTCAGGATTTAATGCACTGGTTCACTGATCACCAGAAACTAAAAGATGCGGACTTCCTAATATACAACCGACTAAATCTAAATAAGCATTTTCGTACTGATTCACTGGGAACGGCTTTAGACCGTTTCAGAGCGGCGAATAAATTTACGCATTTTGCGCCGAGAGACTTACGGCGGACGTGTAAAACTCATATGGGAAGTATTGGAATCTCTAAGGAGATCCGCGACAGAATTCAGAACCATGCATTTACCGATGTTTCCAGCCGGCATTACGACAGGTGGGACTATTTGCCAGAGAAGAGTGATGCCCTTGAGCAGTGGGAAGAATGGCTGCTGAATCTCTAA
- a CDS encoding helix-turn-helix transcriptional regulator yields the protein MKNQWSENVNTGELLTSLELMSMLSISSTTLWRHVKNGELPKPVYIGKKRYWKRASIIGLLG from the coding sequence ATGAAAAACCAATGGTCAGAAAATGTTAATACAGGTGAGTTGCTTACTTCGCTAGAACTCATGTCGATGCTGTCGATCAGTTCGACAACGCTTTGGAGGCATGTGAAAAACGGAGAGTTACCCAAACCTGTTTATATTGGAAAAAAGCGATATTGGAAAAGAGCATCAATTATTGGGCTTTTAGGTTGA
- a CDS encoding DUF411 domain-containing protein: MFKKRLHKAALMLLLFPLFASSNEHAETNQVLELLVYKTPTCGCCKKWISHIPNEGIRAYSKDFQIISNIKREYGIAAKYRSCHTAVTREGFAFEGHVPAKYIKQFMSEDHPDAIGLSVPAMPVGSPGMEIGDQFMPYSVLILFKDGTSKAYAEVNSFEEQFE, from the coding sequence ATGTTTAAAAAACGACTTCATAAAGCTGCATTGATGTTGCTGCTTTTTCCTTTGTTTGCAAGTTCTAATGAACACGCTGAGACAAACCAAGTTTTAGAACTATTGGTTTATAAAACACCTACCTGTGGATGTTGTAAAAAATGGATATCACACATTCCGAATGAGGGCATCCGTGCATATTCAAAGGATTTTCAAATCATCAGCAACATCAAAAGAGAATACGGGATCGCTGCTAAATATCGTTCATGTCATACGGCAGTTACGAGAGAGGGGTTTGCATTTGAGGGGCACGTTCCAGCGAAATATATAAAACAGTTCATGTCAGAGGATCATCCTGACGCTATAGGATTATCTGTTCCTGCTATGCCAGTTGGTTCCCCCGGTATGGAAATAGGGGATCAATTCATGCCGTATAGCGTTCTCATCCTGTTTAAAGATGGAACAAGCAAAGCGTATGCAGAAGTAAATTCTTTTGAGGAGCAGTTTGAATGA
- a CDS encoding TolC family protein, giving the protein MKQELAILLNLSIAIACGLLSLNVRAEQVISLEQAIAIAQQNDPWQHGNKLKQTALEERSIASGSLPDPQISLGLANLPTDTWNFNQEGMTQFKVGISQMFPRGDSLEIKQDRLKTASTKFPLLREDRRAKVKQSVSELWFDAYLAQQTIRLIEKDRVLFEQMADVVKASYSNVIGKIRQQDVIRAQLEIVQLDDRLTAEKQKFESAIARLNEWLVIYNSDDLNQTYDFDRQTSAFSVSEQLPHVKLTTPALVEANNYSRNALANELLAHPAILAIDVEQEVADKGISLTKQQYKPQWGVNASYGYRDNMQSGEGRADLFSVGVTFDLPLFTGNKQDKEVAASIAESEAVKTEKLLLVKKMLSAIDKELQQLKGLSQRQSIYNDLLLKQTHDQAEAALTAYTNDDGDFAEVVRSRIAELNAKISSLQIEVDTLKAITRINYFLTQSTGNNHVGRNHQFGEE; this is encoded by the coding sequence ATGAAGCAAGAATTAGCCATTTTGTTGAACCTTTCAATTGCTATAGCTTGTGGCCTCTTATCCTTAAACGTAAGAGCAGAGCAAGTTATATCGCTGGAGCAGGCCATTGCTATTGCACAGCAAAATGATCCCTGGCAGCACGGCAATAAACTTAAGCAAACTGCTTTAGAGGAGCGCAGTATTGCGTCTGGATCGTTACCCGACCCTCAGATATCCCTTGGCTTAGCTAATTTACCGACAGATACATGGAACTTCAACCAAGAGGGTATGACTCAGTTCAAAGTCGGTATATCGCAGATGTTCCCCAGAGGAGACAGTCTGGAAATTAAGCAGGACAGACTAAAAACGGCATCAACTAAGTTTCCCCTTCTACGTGAAGACAGACGCGCAAAAGTCAAACAATCAGTTTCTGAGCTTTGGTTTGATGCATATCTTGCACAGCAAACAATCAGGCTGATTGAGAAAGATCGCGTGTTATTTGAGCAAATGGCTGACGTGGTTAAGGCAAGTTACTCAAACGTCATCGGTAAGATAAGGCAACAGGATGTGATCCGTGCTCAATTAGAAATCGTTCAGCTTGATGACAGATTGACCGCAGAAAAGCAGAAATTTGAATCTGCAATTGCTCGATTAAATGAATGGCTGGTGATCTACAACAGTGACGATTTGAATCAGACCTACGACTTTGATCGTCAGACATCGGCCTTTAGCGTTTCTGAACAGTTGCCACACGTAAAACTGACAACCCCTGCACTTGTTGAAGCTAATAATTACTCGCGCAATGCATTAGCTAATGAGTTATTAGCACACCCAGCAATACTCGCAATCGATGTGGAGCAAGAAGTAGCGGATAAAGGAATATCGCTGACTAAACAGCAGTACAAGCCCCAATGGGGAGTTAATGCGAGTTACGGTTATCGGGACAATATGCAAAGTGGTGAAGGGAGGGCCGATTTATTTTCAGTTGGTGTCACATTTGATTTACCTCTATTTACCGGGAATAAGCAAGATAAAGAAGTAGCTGCATCAATAGCGGAGTCTGAAGCGGTTAAAACCGAAAAATTGCTACTAGTTAAAAAGATGCTAAGTGCAATTGATAAGGAGTTGCAACAGCTTAAGGGCCTTTCACAAAGGCAATCCATTTATAACGATCTGTTGCTCAAGCAAACTCATGACCAGGCAGAGGCAGCTTTAACAGCCTATACCAACGATGATGGCGATTTTGCCGAAGTAGTGAGATCCAGAATCGCAGAATTGAATGCCAAAATATCATCACTTCAAATTGAAGTGGACACACTCAAAGCGATTACCCGCATTAATTATTTCCTGACCCAATCCACCGGCAATAACCATGTTGGGCGCAACCACCAATTTGGAGAAGAGTAA
- a CDS encoding efflux RND transporter periplasmic adaptor subunit, producing the protein MFLNKKLIVATLIGAVLGAGGLSFFKSYDDTNQNSANDSAQKKPLYWVAPMDSNYRRDKPGKSPMGMDLIPVYEDATSSDDAGPGAIKISPNVVNNLGVRTAKVEMKPMQTEISTVGYVQYDEDKLIHIHPRVEGWIERLYVKAAGDPVEKNQPLYTLYSPQLVNAQEELLIALKRNETSLIAAAKERLKALQLSSQFIAELERSRKVQQNITFNSPQAGVVDGLNIREGFYVKPGTTLLSIGVLDQVWVEAEVFERDAGLVQQGLPVSMKLDYLPGKQWTGAVDYIYPTLDSKNRTLRVRLKFDNADYQLKPNMFAQITIHTSQGGNALLVPKEAVIRTGKQDRVVLALGEGQFKSIAVTLGREGADNIEILSGLNQDDKVVTSAQFLIDSESSKSSDFKRMTHDEVPNSIWMQGEINSVMAAHRMVNITHQAAEAWDWPAMTMDFDVAESVDIKALEAGQSLHFEVSKKNGNGFEITGVHIMDKPEIPSATVSGVVNAIDRRSRILNISRGPIDKWNREAATMDFHVADDIDLSNIAASDKVTFTFEVRDDLTITNISHDNDVQQHSSVDHSSH; encoded by the coding sequence ATGTTCTTAAATAAAAAACTTATTGTTGCAACGCTTATTGGCGCGGTATTAGGTGCAGGAGGGCTTAGCTTTTTCAAAAGTTATGATGACACCAATCAGAATTCCGCGAATGATTCGGCGCAAAAGAAGCCGCTATATTGGGTCGCGCCAATGGATTCCAATTACCGTCGTGATAAACCCGGCAAATCGCCTATGGGTATGGACTTAATCCCGGTTTATGAAGATGCAACATCCAGTGATGATGCTGGCCCCGGTGCAATAAAAATATCCCCGAATGTGGTAAACAATCTTGGTGTTCGCACTGCAAAGGTTGAGATGAAGCCAATGCAGACTGAGATATCAACAGTCGGTTATGTTCAGTACGACGAGGATAAATTAATTCACATTCATCCTCGTGTAGAAGGTTGGATAGAGAGATTGTATGTGAAAGCGGCTGGAGATCCGGTAGAAAAAAATCAACCCTTATACACGCTTTACTCACCTCAGTTAGTCAATGCGCAGGAGGAGTTACTGATAGCACTAAAACGCAATGAAACTTCTTTGATCGCTGCGGCAAAAGAGCGCTTGAAAGCACTGCAATTATCCTCTCAATTTATCGCCGAACTGGAGAGGTCACGAAAAGTACAACAGAACATCACCTTTAACTCCCCACAAGCTGGCGTTGTTGATGGCTTAAACATCAGGGAAGGCTTCTATGTTAAACCGGGTACAACTTTATTGAGTATCGGAGTGCTGGATCAAGTGTGGGTTGAAGCTGAAGTTTTTGAGCGTGATGCCGGGTTAGTTCAACAAGGTCTGCCAGTATCAATGAAACTCGACTATTTGCCGGGGAAACAGTGGACAGGAGCTGTTGATTACATCTATCCAACACTCGACAGTAAAAATCGAACCTTACGTGTTCGGCTTAAATTTGACAACGCAGATTATCAACTTAAACCAAACATGTTTGCACAAATCACAATTCATACCAGTCAGGGCGGTAATGCTCTGCTCGTGCCCAAAGAGGCGGTTATCAGAACGGGTAAACAGGATCGTGTAGTGCTGGCGTTGGGTGAAGGCCAGTTCAAGTCTATTGCAGTGACCTTAGGACGAGAAGGTGCAGATAATATCGAAATTCTGAGCGGACTCAATCAAGACGATAAGGTTGTCACCTCTGCACAATTCCTAATTGACTCAGAATCGAGTAAAAGCTCCGATTTTAAACGTATGACTCACGATGAAGTACCCAATTCTATTTGGATGCAAGGTGAAATCAATAGTGTCATGGCAGCTCACCGTATGGTCAATATCACCCACCAAGCTGCTGAAGCTTGGGATTGGCCTGCAATGACAATGGATTTTGACGTTGCTGAAAGTGTCGATATCAAGGCACTTGAAGCCGGACAATCCTTACATTTTGAAGTGAGTAAAAAAAATGGTAACGGGTTTGAGATAACTGGCGTTCATATTATGGATAAGCCTGAAATCCCCTCTGCTACTGTATCGGGTGTGGTTAACGCTATTGATAGAAGAAGCCGTATTTTGAATATAAGTCGCGGCCCTATTGATAAGTGGAATAGAGAGGCTGCAACGATGGATTTCCACGTTGCGGATGATATTGACCTATCCAACATCGCAGCGAGTGATAAGGTGACCTTTACTTTTGAAGTAAGAGATGATCTGACTATCACCAATATCTCCCATGACAACGACGTTCAACAGCATAGCTCTGTTGATCATTCGTCACATTAA